A window of the Vigna angularis cultivar LongXiaoDou No.4 chromosome 3, ASM1680809v1, whole genome shotgun sequence genome harbors these coding sequences:
- the LOC108326505 gene encoding uncharacterized protein LOC108326505 isoform X2 produces MEESGVTEQRRMRMKVMVGVDESDGSFYALKWAIDNLFTAMATVGEATEENEGMVILVHVEPKVQNFVYPVGPGGAAFYPANVVVDSVKKAQEEKSASVLSRALKMCHDKLVKAESMILNGDPREMICEAAEQMQVNLLVLGSRGLGALKRTLLGSVSDYCAHHARTPILIVKPPEQNKKQ; encoded by the exons ATGGAAGAAAGTGGAGTAACAGAACAACGAAGGATGAGGATGAAGGTGATGGTCGGTGTAGATGAGAGTGATGGAAGCTTCTATGCTCTGAAGTGGGCCATTGATAACCTCTTCACTGCCATGGCTACTGTCGGAGAAGCAACTGAGGAGAATGAGGGCATGGTGATTCTTGTTCATGTTGAACCTAAagttcaaaactttgtttaccCAGTTGGACCTGGTGGAGCTG CATTTTATCCTGCAAATGTAGTGGTGGATTCAGTGAAGAAAGCACAAGAAGAAAAATCAGCATCTGTTCTATCAAGGGCATTGAAAATGTGTCATGATAAGCTG GTGAAAGCAGAAAGCATGATTCTGAATGGAGATCCAAGGGAGATGATCTGTGAAGCAGcagaacaaatgcaagttaatCTTCTTGTTTTGGGGAGTCGTGGCCTTGGTGCCCTCAAAAG GACACTTCTTGGAAGTGTGAGTGACTACTGTGCACATCATGCACGGACACCTATCCTTATTGTGAAACCTCCAGAGCAAAACAAAAAGCAGTAA
- the LOC108326505 gene encoding universal stress protein PHOS34 isoform X3, translating into MEESGVTEQRRMRMKVMVGVDESDGSFYALKWAIDNLFTAMATVGEATEENEGMVILVHVEPKVQNFVYPVGPGGAVVDSVKKAQEEKSASVLSRALKMCHDKLVKAESMILNGDPREMICEAAEQMQVNLLVLGSRGLGALKRTLLGSVSDYCAHHARTPILIVKPPEQNKKQ; encoded by the exons ATGGAAGAAAGTGGAGTAACAGAACAACGAAGGATGAGGATGAAGGTGATGGTCGGTGTAGATGAGAGTGATGGAAGCTTCTATGCTCTGAAGTGGGCCATTGATAACCTCTTCACTGCCATGGCTACTGTCGGAGAAGCAACTGAGGAGAATGAGGGCATGGTGATTCTTGTTCATGTTGAACCTAAagttcaaaactttgtttaccCAGTTGGACCTGGTGGAGCTG TGGTGGATTCAGTGAAGAAAGCACAAGAAGAAAAATCAGCATCTGTTCTATCAAGGGCATTGAAAATGTGTCATGATAAGCTG GTGAAAGCAGAAAGCATGATTCTGAATGGAGATCCAAGGGAGATGATCTGTGAAGCAGcagaacaaatgcaagttaatCTTCTTGTTTTGGGGAGTCGTGGCCTTGGTGCCCTCAAAAG GACACTTCTTGGAAGTGTGAGTGACTACTGTGCACATCATGCACGGACACCTATCCTTATTGTGAAACCTCCAGAGCAAAACAAAAAGCAGTAA
- the LOC108326505 gene encoding universal stress protein PHOS34 isoform X1 has product MEESGVTEQRRMRMKVMVGVDESDGSFYALKWAIDNLFTAMATVGEATEENEGMVILVHVEPKVQNFVYPVGPGGAAAFYPANVVVDSVKKAQEEKSASVLSRALKMCHDKLVKAESMILNGDPREMICEAAEQMQVNLLVLGSRGLGALKRTLLGSVSDYCAHHARTPILIVKPPEQNKKQ; this is encoded by the exons ATGGAAGAAAGTGGAGTAACAGAACAACGAAGGATGAGGATGAAGGTGATGGTCGGTGTAGATGAGAGTGATGGAAGCTTCTATGCTCTGAAGTGGGCCATTGATAACCTCTTCACTGCCATGGCTACTGTCGGAGAAGCAACTGAGGAGAATGAGGGCATGGTGATTCTTGTTCATGTTGAACCTAAagttcaaaactttgtttaccCAGTTGGACCTGGTGGAGCTG CAGCATTTTATCCTGCAAATGTAGTGGTGGATTCAGTGAAGAAAGCACAAGAAGAAAAATCAGCATCTGTTCTATCAAGGGCATTGAAAATGTGTCATGATAAGCTG GTGAAAGCAGAAAGCATGATTCTGAATGGAGATCCAAGGGAGATGATCTGTGAAGCAGcagaacaaatgcaagttaatCTTCTTGTTTTGGGGAGTCGTGGCCTTGGTGCCCTCAAAAG GACACTTCTTGGAAGTGTGAGTGACTACTGTGCACATCATGCACGGACACCTATCCTTATTGTGAAACCTCCAGAGCAAAACAAAAAGCAGTAA
- the LOC108325631 gene encoding MATH domain and coiled-coil domain-containing protein At3g58270, with the protein MVNELSRSVDFEKFSWKIEDFSKQNIMKLRSKPFKIRGCTWRILVHPLRSDVNHFSVYLMVADSLPPYGWTRHTVFKLVLINQVDNSKTIEKETKQKFNGGHRCWGSFFVNLSDFYNHNKGYLVKNSCIIEAHICLSDLAPNIQVHPNCSPYHDSSSSGGQATETSSDRDSISPRTSGSSAAEGETQKGCSNSLTLRELIDLKSLAGEGEAFIPLLEEACTWHPNLIQCQKERTRGFRQWAFTSLGQVLHFLKTKRVKDMSEEDIKHLRDLWKELVKSSGFDLEWLEPYVESALGLKAYMEKAKRLKKVKDTVVGLEIKMKRLRGELAAAERLFEVSRRELSEVRRGFNEMDMNSTIGYAMF; encoded by the exons ATGGTGAATGAATTGAGCAGAAGTGTTGATTTCGAGAAGTTCTCATGGAAAATTGAGGATTTCTCTAAACAAAATATCATGAAACTGCGCTCCAAGCCTTTCAAAATCCGTGGCTGTACATG GAGGATCCTTGTGCATCCATTGAGGAGTGATGTCAACCATTTTTCAGTGTATTTGATGGTTGCTGATTCTTTACCTCCGTACGGATGGACCAGACACACGGTTTTCAAGCTGGTTCTGATCAACCAAGTGGACAACAGCAAAACAATTGAAAAAG AGACCAAACAGAAGTTCAATGGAGGACATCGTTGCTGGGGTTCATTTTTCGTGAATCTAAGTGATTTCTACAACCATAACAAAGGATATCTTGTGAAGAACAGCTGCATCATTGAGGCACACATCTGCCTCTCGGATTTAGCACCCAATATTCAGGTTCACCCAAATTGTTCTCCATATCATGACTCTTCTTCATCAGGTGGTCAAGCAACAGAAACATCCTCGGATAGGGACAGCATTAGTCCGAGAACCTCAGGATCTAGTGCAGCAGAAGGGGAAACTCAAAAGGGTTGTTCAAACAGTTTGACACTGAGAGAACTCATAGATTTGAAGAGTTtagcaggagaaggagaagccTTCATTCCACTTCTGGAAGAGGCTTGCACATGGCATCCAAACCTTATACAGTGCCAGAAGGAGAGAACTCGCGGATTCAGACAATGGGCATTCACATCATTAGGCCAAGTTCTTCACTTTCTCAAGACCAAAAGGGTTAAAGATATGAGTGAAGAAGACATAAAGCATCTTCGTGATTTGTGGAAGGAACTTGTGAAATCTTCAGGGTTTGATTTGGAATGGCTGGAACCATATGTTGAATCAGCATTGGGTTTGAAAGCTTACATGGAAAAAGCAAAGCGGTTGAAGAAAGTGAAGGACACAGTGGTTGGTTTGGAGATCAAGATGAAGAGACTGAGAGGGGAACTTGCTGCTGCTGAAAGATTGTTTGAGGTTTCAAGAAGAGAGTTATCAGAAGTAAGAAGAGGTTTCAATGAGATGGATATGAACTCTACAATTGGATATGCTATGTTTTAG